In the Trichoderma atroviride chromosome 4, complete sequence genome, TCTGGCCACTCCCATTTCCAAGTTCAGCCAGGCTGTCAAGGACAACAACTGGCCTGAAGAGCTCAAGGTTGGTCTGATTGGCTCTTGCACCAACTCATCCTACGAAGACATGTCCCGCGCCGCTTCTATCGCTCGTGATGCTCTCGATCACGGCttgaaggccaaggccgtTTTCACCGTTACTCCTGGCTCTGAGCAGATCCGCGCCACTATTGAGCGCGATGGCCAGCTCCAGACCTTTGAGGAATttggcggccttgtccttgccaATGCTTGCGGTCCTTGTATTGGTCAGTGGGATCGTCGGGATGTGAAGAAGGGCGAAGCCAActccattctctcttcataCAACCGAAACTTTACCGGACGTAACGACGGCAACCCTGCCACTCACTCTTTCGTCACCTCCCCCGACTTGGTTGTCGCTCTCTCCATTGCAGGCTCTCTGCACTTTAACCCCCCTTACCGATAAGCTTGTCggcaaggatggcaaggAGTTCATGCTCAAGCCCCCCACTGGCGACGGTCTCCCTGCCAAGGGCTATGACGCGGGCCGGGACACCTACCAGGCCCCGCCCAAGGAGCGTGCTTCCGTTACCGTGCAGGTCAGCCCCACTTCTGATCGTCTTCAGGTCCTGGAGCCCTTCCAGCCCTGGGATGGCAAGGATGCCAAGGACGTGCCTATCctgatcaaggccaagggcaagacCACCACTGACCACATCTCCATGGCTGGTCCCTGGCTGAAGTACCGTGGCCATCTTGATAACATCTCCAACAACATGTTGATTGGTGCTATTAACGAGGCCAACGATGAGGCcaacaagatcaagaacTTCACCACCGGCGACTGGGATGCTGTTCCCGCAGTTGCCCGCGActacaagaagaagggtATCAAGTGGGTTGTCGTTGGTGACTGGAACTACGGCGAGGGTAGCTCTCGTGAGCATGCCGCTCTGGAGCCTCGTCACCTGGGTGGCCTGGCCATTATCACCCGAAGCTTCGCTCGTATCCACGAGACcaacttgaagaagcaggGCATGCTTCCCCTGACCTTTGCTGACCCCGCTGACTATGACAAGATCAAGCCTGAGGACAAGGTAAGCTTCCGATCCCTCTTTCATAACGAGTTTTTCTGTAAATCAAACTGTGAGTACTAATAAGATAAATAGGTTGATATTCCCTGCACTGAGCTCGCCGTTGGAAAGCCTCTCATCATGACTGTTCACcccaaggacggcaagccTTTCGAagtcaagctgcagcagactTTCAACGAGGCGCAGATTGAGTGGTTCAAGAACGGAAGCGCCCTGaacaccatggccaagaagaactaGAAAGCGAAAGAGCTTTGAACAACATAATAATGAACATGGCACTGGTGTTCAAAAGTCCATGATCTCATGACAAgccaagaagcgagagagaagcgGTTGAAAGAGGATCGAGCTCCGATGCGTTGGGAGTCATTGTATGCATTTAAGTCTACCGTGTATGTAACTTTTGGTGACCACATCTAGTATATATAACAAGGAataatacaaaaaaaaattgttaAATCCAAGGCACTGCTACCTATTATCTATATGCTCTCAGCTACCGTATCTATATTTTTGCAGTCTTAATGGAGAGGTAGCTGGTGCAGCAATACGTGAAATGCAATTTAGATGGACCGTGCTGTAATTAAATGATTTATGAAGTGTCATTACAGTATCCGTATCGTGCACCTTGATTTCGTCAAATTCACCTTACCTAATTCCGTCATGCATCTGCGGAGTTCGACCTAGCTGCACTGTACTATAGCACCCCTCTAAGCTTGTTTTGGTCTCCCGCCTTCGAGCTACCTACCTGCAACATGCACATACACGCAATGGCCCAGATTGATCCTATGCATCTCTGAATTCAGCTCTCGACCGCCATCCGCTGCCTCGTCCATAGCGCCGATTATCGCTCGCCATCTCCTGCTGATTCAAGCATGAAACGCCTAGAAAGATGGATACAAATATTCAGCGGGCGCTGAATGACAAGCTATATGATAAGCGTAAAGTTGGGGCACTCGAGTATGGCACAGGTCCTGCCCAACTGTTGATGCACTGCTCCCATATATGTCGCTTACTCTGGTTACATACTCTAGACTTGAGAAGATAATACGAGACCTTGTTGCTTCCGGATCGTTCGAGCGCATTAAAGATATCCTTGACCAATTGTGTAATGAATATGCTTATGCGGTTCATCAACCACATGCTCGAAACGGAGGCTTGATTGGcctggccgcagcagcgaTCGCGCTTGGCACGGTATGTCCAGCTTTTTTGTGCCAGTTCTGTGCTAGCCGCACGAGGATACATTGACTGTTTGATTTTCAGTCTTGCCTGTTCTTTTGCGTGCCAAATGTGCCGTCCTCTACTCGACCTGAGCTTTGCACTGGTCAAGATTTTGATGCTTGgtggtgccgctgctgaCCTTCTTTACAGGCACTTCCTGACTATCTTGTAAACATTGTTCCTCCTGTACTTGCCTGCTTCACTGATCAGGATGCGAGAGTCCGATACTATGCATGCGAGGCGATGTACAATATAGCCAAGGTAGCTAAGGGCGAGATATTGACTTATTTTAACAGTATATTCGATCAGCTATGTAAAGTATGCTTCTTCGCTGCCTttccaaaaacaaaaggaaGCTTGAGAATGACTGGTTAACCGATGGGCTACCTTATAGCTTGGAGCGGATTCAGAATTGTCTGTCAAAAACGGAGCCGAGTTACTGGATCGGCTTATAAAGGATATTGTATCCGAGTCTGCTGCGTCCTACATTTCAGTCTTGGAAACTTCTTCGAGCGTCGGAGATAATACAGCTACGGATGAGCATCAGCAAAACTTACCGACGGCTTTTTCATTACAGCGCTTTATCCCACTACTCAAAGAACGAATTCACGTCATCAACCCTTTCACTCGACAGTTTCTCGTTGGCTGGATTACACTTCTAGACTCAATCCCAGATCTAGAGTTGGTAACTTATCTCCCGGAATTTCTTGGCGGGATCCTCAAATTCCTGAGCGATCAAAATGTCGATGTTCGTGTGGCTACACAAACTTGCCTTGACAAGTTTCTCAACGAAATTAAGAGAATCTCCCAAGTCAAAAGAGGACTGGTTGAGAACAAGAGATTCAAAGAAGGCGGTAAAAGAAAGCGTCAGGAATCTATGGATAGCGCGGGCGGTCGCCCTCAACTGGATGAAGGAGATGAGCTGGACTCTGATGCTCTaaatgacgatgatgaggacaGCCTGGAAGAGGACTGGATCCCTGGCCAGGATGTGGAAATCAACTACAAAGAAATTCTGGATATTCTTACAGCTACTCTTGATTCTCCCTTGGGTTTGTTTCCTCCCTCCTGATCCCTATCCTTCCCATATTGTGATATATGCTGACAATGATCAAGAGGAGGACTGCCTACTCGAATCGCTCAGATGGATTGTTGAGTTTCTCGATATCTGCCCTGAAGAAGTGCTGCCTTTCACACCCAAGATCTTGGCTCATATGCTCCCAGCAATGGCCAGTACCAAGGAGACTATTCGCCTTGCGGCGACTAGAGTCAACACTTGTCTCATGGACTATGTTGTATCTTTGTCAGATGAATCCGATGTCAATGCAACgcaggcagcagcttcgaACGTTCGGCTATCTTTGTCACAAGAAAAGCAGgatagcagcagcgtcgGTCGAACATCGCTATCGAATTCCAGGGATATTGAAATCCGTAGCTCAACGCCGGGAAGTGGCCGGGTGTCTTCCACTGCAGTCGCCACGTCTGATGCAAACCAAATCCAAACCAACCTCGA is a window encoding:
- a CDS encoding uncharacterized protein (BUSCO:EOG092D16TH), encoding MDTNIQRALNDKLYDKRKVGALELEKIIRDLVASGSFERIKDILDQLCNEYAYAVHQPHARNGGLIGLAAAAIALGTALPDYLVNIVPPVLACFTDQDARVRYYACEAMYNIAKVAKGEILTYFNSIFDQLCKLGADSELSVKNGAELLDRLIKDIVSESAASYISVLETSSSVGDNTATDEHQQNLPTAFSLQRFIPLLKERIHVINPFTRQFLVGWITLLDSIPDLELVTYLPEFLGGILKFLSDQNVDVRVATQTCLDKFLNEIKRISQVKRGLVENKRFKEGGKRKRQESMDSAGGRPQLDEGDELDSDALNDDDEDSLEEDWIPGQDVEINYKEILDILTATLDSPLEEDCLLESLRWIVEFLDICPEEVLPFTPKILAHMLPAMASTKETIRLAATRVNTCLMDYVVSLSDESDVNATQAAASNVRLSLSQEKQDSSSVGRTSLSNSRDIEIRSSTPGSGRVSSTAVATSDANQIQTNLDYTAAVNSLTLLFLNDHEATRVAALTWLIMLHRKAPRKVLAFNDGTFPALLKTLSDPSDAVVTRDLQLLSQISRNSEDDYFASFMVNLLQLFSTDRKLLETRGNLIIRQLCISLSPERIYRTLADCIEKEEDVEFASIMVQNLNNNLITAPQLAEVRKRLRNLETKDGQTLFVALFRSWCYNAVATFSLCLLSQAYEQAYNLLQIFGELDMTVNMLIQVDKLVQLIESPVFTYLRLQLLEPEKYPFLYKCMYGILMLLPQSSAFAALKNRLNSVSSIGYLQIAPRSVAGAPTSSNYDRPNRLKGREEGAIRWVELLEKFRSVQERARRSQRHSVDIEDTFSVGVSEFRIGEASPEGKNRDNTRAGPSGPPVPTKDQAPVISPPPVKKSGLGRQFGRLGGRRVRQVPSKPVDTTRIVCKENERRCGSDFFR